A stretch of DNA from Bacillus sp. NP157:
TGGCCCCCTCGGGACGCATCCACGCGCCCCCATTTCCCATTCCCCCGTCCCCGCTCTTACTGGCAGGCTTCGCAGTACTCGGGGTTCTCGAGCGAGCAGAACACCGCGGCTTCGGCCTGTTCCTGGGCATCGGCGACGGGGGCGGCGGGTACCGGCGCGGCAGCGGCGGCGGTCACCGTCGTCTTGGCGATGCGGGTGGCCGGGCGCGAGCGCAGGTAGTAGGTCGTCTTGATGCCGGACTTCCACGCGTACATGTACATGGACGAGAGCTGGCCGATGTTCGGGTTTTCCATGAACAGGTTCAGCGACTGGCTCTGGTCGATGTATGCGCCGCGGGCGGCGGCGAGGTCGATCAGGGCCTTCTGCGGCAGCTCCCACGTGGTGCGGTACACCTCGCGCAGCATCGCCGGGATGGCGTTGATGCCCTGCACCGAACCCTCGGCCAGCTTGATCTGGTCACGCACGTCGGCGGTCCACAGGCCCAGCGTCTTCAATTCGTCGACCAGGTAACGGTTGACGACCAGGAAGTCGCCCGAGAGCGTCTCGCGCTTGAACAGATTGGACACCTGCGGCTCGATGCACTCATAGCAGCCGGCGATGGAGGCGATGGTCGCGGTGGGCGCGATGGCGATCACCAGCGAATTGCGCAGGCCGTGCGCCTTGATCTTTTCGCGCAGCTCCGCCCAGCGGCCGTCCACGCCTGTCGGCGTCGCCGCCGGCCAGTAGTCGAACTGCAGCTCGCCGTTCGCCGCGCGGGTTTCGTCGAAGCCCGGGTGGGCGCCGTCGCGCTCGGCGATTTCGTTCGACATCGACAGCGCGTGGAAATAGATCTCTTCCTGGATCCGGGTCGAAAGCTTGCGCGCCTGTTCGGAATCGAACGGCAGGCGCAGCTTGAAGAACACATCCTGCAGGCCCATCACGCCGAGGCCGACCGGACGCCACTTCATGTTCGCCGTCTTCGCCGTATGGATCGGGTAGAAGTTCAGGTCGATCACGCGGTTGAGCTGGCGCACCGCGGTGCGCACGGTGCTGCCGAGCTTCTCGAAGTCGAACTGGCCGTCGACGACGTGGCGCGCGAGGTTCACCGAACCAAGGTTGCAGACCGCCGTTTCGCCCTCGTTGGTCACTTCGAGGATCTCGGTGCACAGGTTCGACAGGTGGATGACGTTTTCCGGGCGGGCCGTCTGGTTGCTCGTCGCGTTCGAACGATCCTTGAAGGTCATCCAGCCGTTGCCGGTCTGGGCCAGCGAACGCAGCATGCGTGCATAGAGCTCGCGCGCCTTCACCTTCTTCACGGCCAGGCCGTCGGCCTCGGCCTTGTCGTAGGCGGCTTCGAAGGCCGGGCCCCAGGTGTCGACGAAGTGCGGGACGATCTTCGGATCGAACAGCGACCAGTCGCCATCGGTTTCCACGCGGCGCATGAACAGGTCCGGCACCCAGTTGGCCAGGTTCAGGTTATGCGTGCGGCGCGCGTCGTCACCGGTGTTTTCGCGCAGCTCGAGGAACTCTTCGATGTCGGCGTGCCAGCTTTCCAGGTACACGCAGGCCGCGCCCTTGCGCTTGCCACCCTGGTTCACCGCGGCGACCGAGGCGTCCAGCGTCTTCAGCCACGGCACCAGACCGTTCGAATGGCCGTTGGTGCCGCGGATCAGCGAGCCGCGCGAACGGATGCGCGAGTAGGCCAGGCCGATGCCGCCGGCGAACTTGGACAACTGGGCCACGTCGCCGTACTTGGCATAGATGGACGCGAGGTCATCCTGCGGCGAGTCGAGCAGGAAGCACGACGACAGCTGCTCATGCGCGGTGCCGGCGTTGAACAGCGTCGGCGAGCTGGCCAGGTATTCCAGCGACGACAGCATGCGGTACAGCTCGAGCGTCTCGGTGACGTCGTTGCCGCCGAGCGCGCAGGCGATGCGCATGAAGAAATACTGCGGCGTTTCGATCACGTGGCGCTTGGTCGGATGGCGCAGCAGGTAACGGTCGTACACCGTGCGCAGGCCGAAATACTCGAAGCGGCGCGATGCGGTGGTATCGATCGCGTCGTTGAGCTTGCGCGCATTGGTCTGCACGAAGCTGCGCAGGCGATCGTTGAGGATGCCCAGTTCCGCGCCGAGGTTGATCGACTGCGAGAACGACTGGATGTCCTGGCCGCTCACTTCCTTGTCGACGAAGGCCGACAGCAGGCGCGCGGCGAGCTGGCCGTATTCCGGCTCTTCGGCGGTGAGCGCCGCCGCGGTGCGGATCGACAGCTGGTCGAGCTCCTGCGTGCTGGCGCCGTCGTACAGGCCGCCGATGGTCTTCA
This window harbors:
- a CDS encoding ribonucleoside-diphosphate reductase subunit alpha, coding for MTTMDSAARERTETAGTAATPSNPSDAAPAAGYREDAPPAFALTPPHNPGQMRVTKRNGGHETVDVNKIVRAVTRSADGLFAVDPMRVALKTIGGLYDGASTQELDQLSIRTAAALTAEEPEYGQLAARLLSAFVDKEVSGQDIQSFSQSINLGAELGILNDRLRSFVQTNARKLNDAIDTTASRRFEYFGLRTVYDRYLLRHPTKRHVIETPQYFFMRIACALGGNDVTETLELYRMLSSLEYLASSPTLFNAGTAHEQLSSCFLLDSPQDDLASIYAKYGDVAQLSKFAGGIGLAYSRIRSRGSLIRGTNGHSNGLVPWLKTLDASVAAVNQGGKRKGAACVYLESWHADIEEFLELRENTGDDARRTHNLNLANWVPDLFMRRVETDGDWSLFDPKIVPHFVDTWGPAFEAAYDKAEADGLAVKKVKARELYARMLRSLAQTGNGWMTFKDRSNATSNQTARPENVIHLSNLCTEILEVTNEGETAVCNLGSVNLARHVVDGQFDFEKLGSTVRTAVRQLNRVIDLNFYPIHTAKTANMKWRPVGLGVMGLQDVFFKLRLPFDSEQARKLSTRIQEEIYFHALSMSNEIAERDGAHPGFDETRAANGELQFDYWPAATPTGVDGRWAELREKIKAHGLRNSLVIAIAPTATIASIAGCYECIEPQVSNLFKRETLSGDFLVVNRYLVDELKTLGLWTADVRDQIKLAEGSVQGINAIPAMLREVYRTTWELPQKALIDLAAARGAYIDQSQSLNLFMENPNIGQLSSMYMYAWKSGIKTTYYLRSRPATRIAKTTVTAAAAAPVPAAPVADAQEQAEAAVFCSLENPEYCEACQ